In Streptomyces violaceusniger Tu 4113, one DNA window encodes the following:
- a CDS encoding LysR family transcriptional regulator: MDLVGACRAFVSVSERGSFTVGAAAARMSQSVASRRVAALEERFGEQLFERTSRRAVLTPFGREMLPVARQLVQSADVLLHEAEAAKRKPWRLAVPGICSTAGLARLVADARGHGITLDLRVAAPAQRLELIHAQQVRAALLAVPADEATWSVPLGLAGVQDPGVRRVYLETLRVGRAAPGPARRIWIQPEDDVPHIRDPLTRLRDAVGLRPAQLVAATDLTTAAAEVLSTHDLLLCSPAQAAELALKWRPIGEITLGRGFALAAAADGNPQPIEGRLGGAIARCLGADTRADTEEGTQA; this comes from the coding sequence GTGGATTTGGTGGGAGCGTGCCGAGCGTTCGTCAGCGTGAGCGAGCGTGGCAGCTTCACCGTCGGGGCGGCCGCCGCCCGGATGTCCCAGTCGGTGGCCAGCCGTCGCGTGGCCGCTCTGGAGGAGCGCTTCGGCGAGCAGCTCTTCGAGCGCACCTCACGGCGGGCCGTACTCACCCCCTTCGGGCGGGAGATGCTGCCGGTGGCCAGACAGCTCGTACAGTCGGCCGATGTGCTGCTGCACGAGGCCGAGGCCGCCAAACGCAAACCGTGGCGGCTCGCGGTGCCCGGCATCTGCTCCACGGCCGGTCTCGCCCGCCTCGTCGCCGACGCACGCGGGCACGGGATCACGCTCGATCTGCGCGTGGCGGCGCCGGCGCAGCGCCTGGAGCTCATCCACGCGCAGCAGGTGCGGGCCGCCCTGCTCGCGGTGCCCGCGGACGAGGCCACGTGGTCCGTGCCGCTCGGGCTGGCCGGAGTCCAGGATCCCGGTGTGCGGCGGGTCTATCTCGAGACGCTGCGGGTCGGCCGGGCCGCTCCGGGCCCGGCCCGCCGTATCTGGATCCAGCCGGAGGACGATGTGCCGCATATCCGCGACCCGCTGACCCGGCTGCGCGACGCGGTCGGTCTGCGGCCCGCCCAGCTCGTGGCCGCCACCGACCTGACGACCGCCGCCGCCGAAGTCCTCAGCACCCACGACCTGTTGCTGTGCTCTCCCGCGCAGGCGGCGGAACTCGCCCTGAAGTGGCGGCCCATCGGCGAGATCACGCTCGGCCGGGGGTTCGCTCTCGCCGCCGCCGCGGACGGCAATCCGCAGCCCATCGAAGGGCGCTTGGGCGGCGCCATCGCCCGCTGCCTCGGCGCGGACACCCGGGCGGACACCGAGGAAGGAACGCAGGCGTGA
- the bla gene encoding class A beta-lactamase, whose translation MRFPRARHTALGALTALTLLVPLTACGQDGSSDSSGSSSASRASSTSTDLAAKAGTDPASSTGEFKKLERSYDARLGVYAIDTGTGHEVAYRDGERFGYASTFKALEAGAVLQKVKLGGLDRVIKYSEDDLIDNSPVTEKHVDTGMSLGALCDAAVRYSDNTAANLLFDELGGPKGLDATLEKMGDDVIQMERREPELSRWVPGSTRDTSTPRAMAKDLRAFVLGDVLGDGERAQLTKWLRTNTTGDALIRAGVPKDWQVGDKTGSGSYYGGRNDIAVVWPPDSAPIVVAIMSNRGDKDATSDDKLIADAAHVVADTLS comes from the coding sequence ATGCGATTCCCCCGTGCCCGGCACACCGCCCTCGGCGCGCTCACCGCGCTCACGCTTCTCGTCCCGCTGACGGCCTGCGGCCAGGACGGATCCTCGGACTCATCGGGGTCGTCGAGCGCATCGCGCGCGTCGTCCACGTCCACGGATCTGGCGGCGAAGGCGGGCACGGACCCGGCGTCGTCCACCGGCGAGTTCAAGAAGCTGGAGCGCTCGTACGACGCGCGGCTGGGTGTCTACGCCATCGACACCGGCACCGGACACGAGGTGGCCTATCGCGACGGCGAGCGGTTCGGCTACGCCTCCACGTTCAAGGCGCTGGAGGCCGGTGCCGTGCTGCAGAAGGTCAAACTGGGCGGGCTGGACCGGGTGATCAAGTACTCCGAGGACGACCTCATCGACAACTCCCCCGTGACCGAGAAGCACGTCGACACCGGGATGAGCCTGGGCGCGCTGTGTGACGCCGCCGTCCGCTACAGCGACAACACGGCGGCCAACCTGCTCTTCGACGAGCTCGGCGGGCCCAAGGGCCTCGACGCCACGCTGGAAAAGATGGGCGACGACGTCATCCAGATGGAGCGCCGCGAGCCAGAGTTGAGTCGTTGGGTCCCCGGTTCCACACGGGACACGAGCACCCCGCGGGCGATGGCCAAGGATCTGCGTGCGTTCGTGCTCGGCGATGTCCTCGGCGACGGAGAGCGCGCACAGCTCACGAAGTGGCTGCGGACCAACACCACCGGGGACGCGCTCATCAGGGCCGGGGTGCCCAAGGACTGGCAGGTCGGCGACAAGACCGGAAGCGGCAGCTACTACGGTGGCCGCAATGACATCGCGGTGGTGTGGCCGCCCGACTCCGCTCCCATCGTCGTGGCGATCATGTCGAACCGCGGTGACAAGGACGCCACGTCCGACGACAAGCTGATCGCGGACGCGGCGCATGTCGTGGCCGACACGCTGTCGTAG
- a CDS encoding sulfite exporter TauE/SafE family protein has protein sequence MSEMVIVLLAGVAAGALNAVGGGGTFVALPALVAAGLSPVTANASSTVALVPGTVASAWVYRRDLAPVGGTSTRALTVVSVIGGGLGAGLLLTLPAVSFDAAVPWLLAFATVILAFGRHVSRVVSDAKGRAVGMSPRAVLIGQFLLAVYGGYFGGAVGIMMLAVWSIGLGLDTSAGNPMRVAQLAAIYLSATGLFLIASDALSAPSVLITMLVGAVAGGVAGAHVARRLPAWLLRSVVLTTAVTMTVLYFLGG, from the coding sequence ATGTCCGAGATGGTGATTGTTCTGCTGGCGGGCGTGGCCGCCGGGGCGTTGAACGCCGTCGGCGGCGGGGGCACGTTCGTGGCGCTCCCCGCCCTGGTCGCGGCCGGTCTGTCCCCCGTGACGGCGAACGCCTCCTCGACCGTGGCCCTCGTACCCGGGACCGTGGCGAGCGCGTGGGTCTACCGGCGCGACCTCGCCCCCGTCGGGGGCACGTCCACGCGGGCGCTGACCGTGGTCAGTGTGATCGGCGGCGGGCTCGGTGCCGGTCTGCTGCTGACGCTGCCCGCGGTGTCGTTCGACGCGGCGGTGCCCTGGCTGCTCGCCTTCGCCACGGTGATCCTGGCCTTCGGACGCCATGTCTCCCGTGTGGTGAGCGACGCGAAGGGCCGTGCGGTCGGCATGAGCCCCCGGGCCGTCCTGATCGGCCAGTTCCTCCTCGCCGTGTACGGCGGCTACTTCGGCGGTGCCGTCGGCATCATGATGCTGGCCGTGTGGAGCATCGGCCTCGGCCTCGACACCTCGGCCGGCAACCCGATGCGGGTCGCCCAGCTCGCGGCCATCTATCTCAGCGCGACCGGGCTGTTCCTCATCGCCTCGGACGCGCTGAGCGCACCGTCTGTGCTCATCACCATGCTGGTCGGCGCGGTGGCAGGCGGGGTGGCCGGAGCACACGTCGCCCGTCGTCTCCCCGCGTGGCTGCTGCGGAGCGTCGTTCTGACCACCGCCGTCACCATGACCGTCCTGTACTTCCTTGGGGGCTGA
- a CDS encoding LysR family transcriptional regulator: MRYDLDDLRLFLHIVAEGSITAGARRMHLSLPSASARVRSLEHHAGVALLIRGRRGVRPTPAGTALARHARDVLAQTARLESAVASYARPPTAPLTLLGGGSAMHHLVPRALVSFLRAHPDVDVTASESRTPRTVRLLADGEADLGVVLDTEARDCGLTMEPLCDDSLVVIGQSGGILAERTAVAYREVAEHPLVGLDAGSSLRRSIEKHLGPHAPAVRYRTTVAHLPTLVSLAAAGVGLAVVPRRAITPGRPLDVCELQDPWSRRTHLLAWGEKASRTSSTATAALAEHLRQAAVSEPEGGGTGVPAM, translated from the coding sequence GTGCGTTATGACCTGGACGACCTGCGGCTCTTCCTTCACATCGTGGCGGAGGGCTCGATCACGGCGGGCGCTCGCCGGATGCATCTGAGCCTCCCGTCGGCCAGCGCCAGGGTGCGCTCGCTCGAACACCACGCGGGCGTGGCCCTGCTGATCCGTGGCCGCCGGGGAGTGCGCCCCACCCCGGCAGGGACGGCGCTGGCCCGCCACGCACGGGATGTGCTCGCCCAGACGGCGCGCCTCGAAAGTGCCGTGGCGAGCTACGCCCGGCCCCCGACCGCGCCACTGACCCTGCTGGGCGGCGGCTCGGCGATGCATCACCTCGTGCCGAGGGCCCTGGTCTCGTTCCTCCGCGCGCACCCGGACGTCGATGTGACGGCGTCCGAGAGCCGCACCCCACGGACCGTGCGGTTGCTCGCGGACGGCGAGGCGGACCTGGGTGTCGTTCTCGACACCGAGGCCCGCGACTGCGGTCTCACCATGGAACCCCTCTGCGATGACTCCCTCGTGGTGATCGGCCAGTCCGGCGGGATCCTCGCGGAGCGCACCGCGGTGGCCTATCGCGAGGTCGCCGAGCATCCGCTGGTGGGGCTCGACGCGGGCTCCTCGCTGCGGCGCTCGATCGAGAAGCACCTCGGTCCGCACGCTCCAGCGGTGCGGTACCGCACCACCGTCGCCCACCTCCCCACCCTTGTCTCCCTCGCGGCCGCCGGTGTGGGACTCGCGGTCGTGCCACGCCGCGCCATCACCCCCGGCCGGCCACTCGATGTGTGCGAGCTCCAGGATCCCTGGTCACGCCGCACCCATCTGCTGGCCTGGGGCGAGAAGGCGTCGCGGACCTCGTCCACCGCCACCGCGGCACTCGCCGAACACCTGCGCCAGGCGGCCGTGTCCGAGCCGGAAGGGGGCGGCACTGGCGTTCCGGCGATGTGA
- a CDS encoding RrF2 family transcriptional regulator, with protein sequence MLDIRFSRALQLMLLLAVAAEDDGAPLSSAELARMLNTNPSLVRKLLVPLAEEGLVVCVKGRTGGAMLGRPTDRITLAEIYRCAVGDKPLWACSPGVEPVCQVTAHAGEYFAALTAEAEEAVLDSLGDRTLADSVRELRRLDTGRARQR encoded by the coding sequence TTGTTGGACATCCGGTTCTCCCGTGCGCTGCAGCTGATGCTCCTCCTCGCGGTCGCCGCCGAGGACGACGGCGCACCGCTGAGCTCCGCCGAGTTGGCCCGCATGCTGAACACCAACCCGAGCCTGGTCCGCAAGCTTCTCGTCCCGCTGGCGGAGGAGGGGCTGGTCGTCTGCGTCAAGGGCCGCACCGGTGGGGCCATGCTGGGGCGGCCGACCGACCGGATCACCCTGGCGGAGATCTACCGCTGCGCCGTCGGCGACAAGCCCCTGTGGGCCTGCTCGCCCGGGGTGGAGCCGGTGTGCCAGGTGACCGCACACGCCGGTGAGTACTTCGCCGCGCTCACCGCGGAGGCCGAGGAAGCGGTGCTCGACTCGCTGGGCGACCGCACCCTCGCGGACAGTGTGCGTGAACTGCGCCGCCTCGATACGGGACGCGCGCGACAGCGCTGA
- a CDS encoding NADH:flavin oxidoreductase: MNTRVATALSRPFALGSAKLPNRIVMAPMTRGQSPDGIPGEGVAAYYARRAAAGTGLIITEGTTVDHRSAGFLDGVPRFHGEAQLAGWQKVVDAVHTHGGAIMPQLWHVGIQRPAGAPPFPDAPSVGPSGIALDGRPGAGGTMTLADIDDVIGAFTKAAREAERIGFDGVELHGAHGYLIDQFLWERTNRRTDGYGGDLASRTTFAADLVAAIREQVAPGFPIVLRFSQWKSENYDARLAENPKELEAVLTPLAEAGVDAFHASGRRHWQAEFPDTGSELNIAGWAKKVTGKPVITVGSVGLDTVFEPGSLSGANAAVDTIERLLDRLERDEFDLVAVGRALLADPQWADKVLNDRMSELIPFSQDSVASLH; this comes from the coding sequence GTGAACACCCGCGTGGCCACGGCACTGTCCCGCCCGTTCGCACTGGGTTCGGCCAAGCTGCCGAACAGGATCGTCATGGCACCCATGACCCGCGGACAATCCCCCGATGGCATTCCCGGCGAGGGCGTCGCCGCCTACTACGCACGCCGGGCCGCGGCGGGGACCGGCCTGATCATCACCGAGGGCACCACCGTCGACCACCGGTCCGCCGGTTTTCTCGACGGCGTCCCCCGGTTCCACGGCGAGGCGCAACTCGCCGGATGGCAAAAGGTCGTTGACGCCGTGCACACCCACGGTGGCGCGATCATGCCCCAGCTCTGGCACGTGGGAATACAGCGGCCCGCAGGAGCCCCGCCGTTCCCCGACGCCCCGTCCGTGGGACCGTCCGGGATCGCGCTGGACGGCAGGCCCGGAGCGGGCGGGACGATGACCCTCGCCGACATCGACGACGTCATCGGCGCCTTCACCAAGGCCGCACGGGAGGCCGAGCGGATCGGTTTCGACGGCGTGGAACTGCACGGCGCGCACGGCTATCTCATCGACCAGTTCCTCTGGGAGCGCACCAACCGGCGCACCGACGGCTACGGTGGCGACCTGGCCTCGCGTACCACGTTCGCCGCCGACCTGGTGGCCGCCATCCGCGAACAGGTCGCGCCCGGCTTCCCCATCGTGCTCCGGTTCTCCCAGTGGAAGTCCGAAAACTACGACGCCCGGCTCGCCGAGAACCCCAAGGAGCTGGAAGCCGTGCTCACCCCGCTGGCGGAGGCCGGGGTCGACGCGTTCCACGCCTCCGGACGCCGCCACTGGCAGGCCGAATTCCCCGACACGGGATCGGAGCTGAACATCGCCGGATGGGCGAAGAAGGTCACCGGCAAGCCGGTCATCACCGTCGGCTCGGTCGGCCTGGACACCGTCTTCGAACCCGGCTCCCTCTCCGGTGCGAACGCGGCCGTGGACACCATCGAGCGGCTCCTCGACCGTCTGGAGCGGGACGAGTTCGACCTCGTCGCCGTCGGACGCGCACTGCTCGCCGACCCTCAATGGGCCGACAAGGTCCTGAACGACCGGATGAGCGAGCTCATTCCGTTCAGCCAGGACTCGGTGGCGTCCCTGCACTGA
- a CDS encoding IS4 family transposase gives MVDEALRAARAVQSRLRDLPSRVVIYLILAACLFPEVGYPGVWRKLTGALAGLPVAAPTASALAQARRRVGSKPLRWLFDLLRGPAATPYGPAVRWRGLLVVALDGTTLTVPDSPAVLTRFTKQAGNHGGTGYPQVRLLALVACGTRTLIDAVLGPTTTGETTYAPRLLPSLRPGMILLADRNFAAQGLLSDITATGSEVLVRLKNGRRMPVLARYPDGSYLSTLGPVTVRVIDCEITITTTAGKHTGLYRLATTLLDHHRYPAGELATLYHQRWEVETAYLELKSIILGSRVLRARTPEGITQEIYALLVVYQLLRTAMADATSTRPGTGPDRAGFSIAWQAARDQVILAAGVICGTVIDLVGTIGPTRPGQPPAPASVTRQPPDRQTRHVQVPGTRPPHRPDQLQSHRQHRHPRAPSSLTTPPEP, from the coding sequence ATGGTTGATGAGGCCCTGAGGGCGGCCAGGGCCGTGCAGTCGCGGCTGCGGGACCTGCCCTCCCGAGTCGTGATCTACCTGATCCTGGCCGCGTGTCTGTTCCCCGAGGTGGGATACCCCGGCGTGTGGCGCAAGCTCACGGGGGCACTGGCCGGCTTACCGGTAGCCGCACCGACAGCCAGCGCGCTGGCCCAGGCCCGCCGACGTGTCGGCAGCAAACCGCTGCGGTGGCTGTTCGACCTGCTGCGCGGCCCGGCCGCAACCCCGTACGGGCCAGCGGTCCGCTGGCGTGGTCTGCTGGTGGTCGCGCTCGACGGCACCACCTTGACCGTGCCCGACAGCCCCGCTGTCCTGACCAGGTTCACCAAGCAGGCGGGCAACCACGGTGGCACCGGCTACCCGCAGGTCCGCCTGCTGGCTCTGGTCGCCTGCGGCACCCGCACCCTCATCGACGCCGTGCTCGGCCCCACCACCACCGGCGAGACCACCTACGCTCCGCGACTGCTGCCCAGCCTCCGGCCGGGGATGATCCTGCTGGCCGACCGCAACTTCGCCGCCCAAGGGCTGCTGTCCGACATCACCGCCACCGGCAGCGAAGTCCTGGTCCGGCTGAAGAACGGCCGCAGGATGCCGGTCCTGGCCCGCTACCCCGACGGCTCCTACCTCTCCACGCTCGGCCCGGTAACCGTCCGTGTCATCGACTGCGAGATCACCATCACCACCACCGCCGGGAAGCACACCGGCCTCTACCGGCTGGCCACCACCCTGCTCGACCACCACCGCTACCCGGCGGGCGAGCTGGCCACGCTCTACCACCAGCGCTGGGAGGTCGAAACCGCCTACCTGGAGCTGAAGTCGATTATTTTGGGCAGCCGGGTCCTGCGTGCCCGCACTCCCGAAGGCATCACCCAGGAGATCTACGCACTTCTCGTGGTCTACCAGCTGCTGCGGACCGCTATGGCGGACGCCACCAGCACCCGGCCCGGCACCGGGCCGGACCGGGCCGGCTTCAGCATCGCCTGGCAGGCCGCCCGCGACCAGGTCATCCTGGCCGCGGGCGTCATCTGCGGCACCGTCATCGACCTGGTCGGCACCATCGGCCCGACACGTCCTGGCCAACCTCCTGCCCCAGCGTCGGTTACGCGTCAGCCCCCGGATCGTCAAACGCGCCATGTCCAAGTACCAGGCACGAGGCCCCCGCATCGACCGGACCAGCTACAAAGCCACCGCCAGCATCGACATCCTCGCGCCCCAAGCTCCTTGACAACCCCACCCGAGCCGTAA
- a CDS encoding DUF2267 domain-containing protein, whose translation MEYDEFIRLVAQRAHVPEDQAAPLTRATMLTLAERITGGEARDLAAVLPPEVAPPLVPPEDVAQKFGVDEFVRRVSERANTDETVARRAVRAVFMTLQQAVPGKEFQDVMDQLPNEFQDI comes from the coding sequence ATGGAGTATGACGAGTTCATCCGGCTCGTCGCTCAGCGGGCCCACGTGCCGGAGGATCAGGCGGCGCCGCTGACCCGTGCCACGATGCTGACGCTCGCGGAGAGGATTACGGGCGGCGAAGCACGTGATCTGGCAGCAGTCCTTCCTCCGGAAGTCGCCCCGCCGCTGGTCCCGCCGGAGGACGTGGCTCAGAAATTTGGCGTGGACGAATTCGTGCGGCGTGTGAGCGAACGTGCGAACACCGACGAGACGGTGGCGCGCCGCGCGGTTCGGGCGGTGTTCATGACGCTGCAGCAGGCAGTTCCGGGCAAGGAGTTCCAGGACGTCATGGATCAGTTGCCGAACGAGTTCCAGGACATCTAG
- a CDS encoding TraR/DksA family transcriptional regulator — MSDSSRNAALSPAERASVRERLVAEHAGTREQIAALNREFEGIVASNALVAVDDEHDPEGSSTAFERAHVAALLARARDHLTALDEALERLDRDDYGRCAVCGEPIPAERLEVRPAADTCVRCATARPR, encoded by the coding sequence ATGAGCGATTCATCCCGTAATGCCGCTCTGTCTCCGGCCGAGCGCGCGTCCGTCCGTGAACGGCTGGTGGCCGAGCACGCCGGCACCAGGGAGCAGATCGCGGCCCTGAACCGTGAATTCGAGGGGATCGTCGCGTCGAACGCCCTGGTGGCGGTCGACGACGAGCACGACCCGGAGGGGTCGAGCACCGCCTTCGAGCGAGCCCATGTCGCCGCCTTGCTGGCCCGGGCACGCGATCATCTGACCGCGCTGGACGAGGCGCTGGAGCGGCTGGACCGCGACGACTACGGGCGGTGCGCGGTGTGCGGCGAGCCGATCCCGGCGGAACGCCTGGAGGTGCGCCCGGCGGCGGACACCTGCGTACGCTGCGCGACCGCCCGCCCCCGCTGA
- a CDS encoding CPBP family glutamic-type intramembrane protease codes for MTEPHTGTPAPSTAAALLRALTGGLVMATALGVGTALGPVGADALGLTGFAARVLPGALVTALAVPLVLLLLRRGRRPPAWLGFGGAGASLRALLTGVGVTAAAAALVLGAGTAAGMLRWSRIEPAALAGFILSNGVVAFLLEALPEETTLRGYAWTSLRTRFGAAVSALGTTAVFLLVPGASTVVGAATAQLVGGDPEPIGFAPDGQNPVDYLILLTVFGLTLVAARTAVGRAPLWAAIGTHLTFLTVNRIALEGDRRGAGWHSEQTTPDAVLLVPAYLLLAIAGFAVCRRVARRRGAEPRHGAEPPRAVAERPEHPAPRA; via the coding sequence ATGACCGAGCCGCACACCGGTACGCCCGCCCCCTCGACCGCCGCCGCCCTGCTCCGGGCGCTGACCGGTGGTCTGGTGATGGCCACGGCGCTCGGCGTCGGCACGGCCCTGGGTCCGGTCGGCGCCGACGCCCTCGGCCTCACCGGCTTCGCGGCCCGGGTGCTCCCGGGCGCGCTGGTCACGGCGCTGGCCGTGCCACTCGTACTCCTCCTCCTACGCCGGGGGCGTCGGCCCCCCGCGTGGCTCGGGTTCGGCGGGGCGGGCGCGAGCCTGCGTGCGCTGCTGACCGGAGTGGGGGTGACGGCCGCCGCGGCCGCCCTCGTGCTCGGTGCGGGTACCGCCGCGGGCATGCTGCGCTGGTCGCGTATCGAGCCCGCCGCCCTCGCCGGGTTCATCCTCTCGAACGGGGTGGTCGCCTTCCTGCTCGAAGCCCTGCCGGAGGAGACGACCCTGCGCGGCTACGCCTGGACCTCACTGCGCACACGGTTCGGCGCTGCCGTGTCGGCCCTCGGCACGACGGCGGTGTTCCTGCTGGTGCCGGGGGCATCGACCGTGGTCGGGGCAGCGACCGCGCAACTGGTCGGCGGCGATCCGGAACCGATCGGGTTCGCGCCGGACGGGCAGAACCCCGTCGACTACCTCATCCTCCTGACCGTGTTCGGACTGACGCTCGTGGCGGCCCGGACGGCCGTGGGCCGGGCTCCGCTGTGGGCCGCCATCGGCACCCATCTGACCTTCCTGACCGTCAACCGGATCGCACTGGAGGGCGACCGGCGCGGTGCGGGCTGGCACTCCGAGCAGACGACACCGGACGCGGTGCTGCTCGTCCCCGCCTATCTGCTGCTGGCCATTGCCGGTTTCGCGGTGTGCCGACGGGTCGCGCGACGGCGTGGCGCCGAGCCGCGACATGGCGCCGAGCCGCCCCGGGCGGTGGCAGAGCGGCCAGAACACCCGGCGCCACGTGCGTGA
- a CDS encoding SDR family oxidoreductase: protein MSRTLDHDALRGRVAVVAGATRGAGRGIAAALGEAGATVVCTGRSSVSGREGSDYDRPETIEETAEFVTRLGGTGIAIRTDHLDSGQVGRLARRIRHEHGGIDVLVNDIWGAERLKGGPADWNTPIWEHSLDDGLRILRLGLDTHLITSHHLLPLLIGTPGGLLVEMTDGTAAYNADRYRISVFYDLVKTAVNRLAFSQGHELAPYGATAVALTPGWLRSEMMLDAYGVGEDNWRDALLPDRGEGRPTAPGGFASSESPRYVGRAVAALAADPDRARWNQRSVSSAQLAREYGFTDTDGLRPESWTAT, encoded by the coding sequence GTGAGCCGGACACTCGATCACGATGCACTGCGCGGACGTGTCGCCGTCGTCGCCGGGGCGACCCGCGGCGCCGGGCGCGGGATCGCGGCCGCGCTGGGCGAGGCCGGCGCCACCGTCGTCTGCACCGGACGCAGCAGCGTGTCGGGCAGGGAGGGGTCGGACTACGACCGGCCCGAGACGATCGAGGAGACGGCCGAGTTCGTCACGCGGCTCGGTGGCACCGGCATCGCCATCCGCACCGACCATCTCGACTCCGGGCAGGTCGGGCGGCTGGCCCGGCGCATCCGCCACGAGCACGGCGGCATCGACGTCCTGGTCAACGACATCTGGGGCGCCGAGCGGCTCAAGGGCGGGCCCGCCGACTGGAACACCCCGATCTGGGAACACAGCCTCGACGACGGGCTGCGCATTCTCCGGCTCGGCCTCGACACCCACCTGATCACCTCGCACCACCTGCTGCCGCTGCTGATCGGCACGCCGGGTGGTCTGCTCGTCGAGATGACCGACGGCACCGCCGCGTACAACGCCGACCGGTATCGCATCTCGGTCTTCTACGACCTGGTGAAGACCGCGGTGAACCGGCTGGCCTTCTCCCAGGGCCACGAGCTGGCGCCGTACGGGGCGACGGCGGTCGCCCTCACACCGGGCTGGCTGCGCTCGGAGATGATGCTCGACGCCTACGGAGTCGGCGAGGACAACTGGCGTGACGCCTTGCTGCCGGACAGGGGCGAGGGCCGCCCGACCGCCCCCGGAGGCTTCGCGTCCTCCGAGTCCCCTCGCTACGTCGGCCGTGCCGTCGCCGCGCTGGCCGCCGATCCCGACCGGGCCAGGTGGAACCAGCGGTCGGTGAGCTCCGCCCAGCTCGCCAGGGAGTACGGATTCACCGACACCGACGGGTTACGGCCCGAGAGCTGGACCGCGACCTGA
- a CDS encoding D-alanyl-D-alanine carboxypeptidase family protein, protein MHKRRGIVTPRWRVAAVASTVAVAIAVPVAMAQASAEPPPEVSAQGAYLLDTGSNKELMAKDANTKRPMASTTKIMTALVVLETRGLDLNQQVTVKQEYRDYVTKAGASTADLQTGDKLTVNQLLYALMLPSGCDAAMALADTFGTGDTTAERTKSFISKMNAKAKDLGLANTNYDSFDGVSADSDNYSTPRDVAQLTRRAMDNATFDTVVKSVSTKQEAPAANGHTRYYSWDNTNQLLGSYQGAIGVKTGTTTPAGPCLVFAAKRGDKEVVGVVLNDADRYPDAKKMLDWTYDTTTEVKWRQLPKGAQRD, encoded by the coding sequence ATGCATAAACGTCGTGGAATCGTGACCCCCCGCTGGAGAGTCGCGGCGGTCGCGTCCACGGTGGCCGTAGCGATCGCGGTTCCGGTGGCGATGGCCCAGGCTTCGGCCGAGCCACCACCGGAGGTCAGCGCCCAGGGCGCCTACCTGCTCGACACCGGTTCCAACAAGGAGCTGATGGCCAAGGACGCCAACACCAAGCGTCCGATGGCGAGCACCACCAAGATCATGACTGCCCTCGTGGTGCTCGAGACCCGAGGTCTGGACCTCAACCAGCAGGTCACCGTCAAGCAGGAATACCGCGACTATGTCACCAAGGCGGGCGCCAGCACGGCGGACCTGCAGACCGGTGACAAACTCACCGTCAACCAGTTGCTGTACGCGTTGATGCTGCCGTCCGGCTGTGACGCCGCGATGGCGCTGGCCGACACCTTCGGCACCGGCGACACCACCGCCGAGCGCACCAAGTCCTTCATCTCCAAGATGAACGCGAAGGCGAAGGACCTGGGGCTGGCCAACACCAACTACGACTCCTTCGACGGTGTCTCGGCCGACAGCGACAACTACTCGACGCCCCGTGACGTGGCGCAGCTCACCCGCCGCGCCATGGACAACGCGACGTTCGACACGGTCGTCAAGTCGGTGTCCACCAAGCAGGAGGCACCGGCGGCCAACGGCCACACCCGGTACTACTCCTGGGACAACACCAACCAGTTGCTGGGCTCGTACCAGGGCGCGATCGGCGTCAAGACCGGGACCACCACCCCCGCCGGACCCTGTCTGGTGTTCGCCGCCAAGCGCGGTGACAAGGAGGTCGTGGGAGTCGTGCTCAACGACGCGGACCGCTACCCGGACGCGAAGAAGATGCTCGACTGGACGTACGACACCACCACCGAGGTGAAGTGGCGCCAGCTTCCCAAGGGCGCCCAGCGGGACTGA